The DNA window TCACGGCTCTCCCGTCCGGTCGAGCCGGAAAATGCGTGGGACCGGATTTGAACCGGCGGACCTCTACAGGACAGCGCCCTCAACGCTGCGCCGTTGGCCTAGCTTGGCTACCCACGCGCGGTTCGTCCGTATCCTTCGTTCGGGTAAAAGCGCTTCCATTCGACGACTGTCTGGCCGCGACTCTCACGCAATGGTTACTCTTCGACAATGGGTAATCTCGACCGAACAACTAATACTGTTGTCAATCATCCACCTCTCCCCTGACTGAAATCGTTCGAATACCTCCAGAGAGTGTGCAGTTTCCGTACTGTACTATCGGATAACTTGTTCTAGGAAACACGATTGATTATAGTGCTGTACTAGTTTCCAGAGATTTCTTTAGACACAAATCTAAGTGAATCGGCGACGATACCATGTGTCGTATGGTAGCAAAAGTCGCAGCAAAAACGGTCGGAGTAGCACTTGTCGTCTGTTTGTTCGTCGTACTCGGAGCGACGGGGGCCGCACTCGCAGTCGGGCACGACACCGCCGGATCGGACAGCACGACACTACAGGAGGATGATGGGCGACAATCACTCCATCTGAGCAGTCAGTACAGCCTGGCAGCGAACTGTAGCGATACATGCTGTACGGGCGAAAAAGACAGCGATGTCGTCGATATCGACGGTGATCGTAATCAGGTACGGGTCAACGCCGACGCGGCGGATGTCGGCGGAACCACTGGTGACTGTACGACGAACGCCGACAACGATATCGTCGATATCGAGGGTGACGGCAACGCCGTTCGCGTCGATATCGATTCGCCGGACACCGACGACGCAGATGGGGAGAGCACGACTGGCGACGAAGGTAGCGGTACTGACGGTAGCACCGATGGCGGGGCCGATACCGCTGGCGGAGCGGATGGTGCAGACGGAACGGACGGAGCAGATGGTGCTGATGGAGCGGACGGAGCTGACGGGGCAGATGGGACGGACGGAACTGACGGAAGCGATGGGAGCGACGGTGCGGATGGAACGGACGGAAGTGATGGAAGCGACGGGGCAGATGGGACGGATGGTGCTGACGGAAGCGATGGGAGCGACGGTGGGGACGGATCGGACGGAACGGATGGCGATGACAGCGAAGACGGAACGGACGGTGCGGATGGGGACGACGGGTCGGACGGTGCGGATGGGGACGACGGATCGGACGGTGCGGATGGAGACGACGGATCGGACGGTGCGGATGGGGACGACGGATCGGACGGAACGGATGGCGATGACAGCGAAGATGGAACGGACGGTGCGGATGGGGACGATGGGTCGGACGGTGACGACGGTGAGCGAACTATCGTCGTTGAGGGTAGCGAAATCACTGTCGACAACGACATCAGCGACGAACGGGTGCAGGAGATCATCACTCAGATCCAAAACAACGTCGATACCGACACGACGGTCACCACCGAGACGGTCAATCGGATCGTCAACGAGAACAACATCAACAACACCGACATCAACAACATCGATCTCAGTGATCTAATCGATATCATCAACGATCCCGACGACGAGACGCCTGACGATGGGAACGAAACTCCAGGTGATGGCAACGAAACACCGGGCGACGGCAACGAAACGCCCGACACCGCCGATATCAGCGTGACGAAAAGCGCGAACATGGACGAAGTCGAGCTGAGCCTTCTGGAGGGTGGCGGGATCCTTCAGGCGAACGAGCCCGTGACGTTCACGGTGACGGTGACCAACGAAGGGCCCGCCACGGCGACGGACGTGACCGTCGACGACGAGGACGTCATCGCGGACATCGACGACCTCACCGACACGACGGCGTTCCTCGTCACCGATTCGAGCGTGAGTCAGGGTGATTTCAACGCCGTCACCGGTGAGTACGACGTGGGATCGCTCGATCCGAACGAGTCCGCGACGCTCACCTTCGACGCGCTCGCGGTCTCGACCGACGCCACGCTCCTCGACGACCCGCTCGCGGAGCTCAACGCGACCAACGTGGCCGAACTGGACACGGTCACCCCCGATGACCCGAACGTCGACAACGACGTCGGCAGCACGGAGGTCACGCTGGTGAGCGTCCTCGACGGCGTTCCCGGGGACCCCGGCGACGGCAACGAAACCGGCGAGATCAACGTCAGCGATTGCCGTGACGCGCTCGTGACGGGGAATCTGACCAACGCAACCGTCGAACTGGACCTCTTCAACGTGGCCACGGGCGACAACGAAACCGTCACGATCGGTCCGATCAGCGGAAACGAGAACGTCTCCGTCAGCGGTCTCGACGAGGTGGCGAGCATCGATCTCAGCGCGGCAGTCATCGAGGAAGCGCGGCTGCTTGATGCCGATGGCACCGTTGTCGACACCGACACGACCGCCGATCTCGGCGTGTGTGTCGACGTGCTCGGGATCGAACTCGTCGATCTCGACACGGGACTGCTCCTCGATGCCGACGTGCTCGACGATCTCGACGATCCCAACGCGACTGCGCTCGTCGATCTCGTCGCCGAACTCGACGACACCGAGATCGAGCTGCTGAACGAGGCGGTCGACACCGGCGAGATCACGAATCGTGAGATCGTTGACCTCGCACGGGCGTTCGAGAGCGGCGAGGTCACGCCGACGGAGCTCGACGACCTGCTCAGCAATTCCGTCGACCAGCTCGGGGATGCTCTCGACTCGCTGCTCGGCGACATCCTCCCGCTGGGCGCAGAACAAGCAACGTCGACGAACGCAACCGCCACGAGTGGCGGTGAGAACGCATCGGCGACGACGAACGCGAACACCACGGCCAGCGAGATCGGAGCCACGACGAACGCCAGCACGACGACCACCGGCGGCAACGGATCGAGCAGCCTCGGTGACACCCTCGGAGCGTTCGGTATCGTCGCCGTCGGTCTGACAGCCAGTACGATGCTGCTACGGAAACGGCGACGAGAGTAACGACCCAGTCGACTCGAACCTCCCGTTCGCGATTCCGTTCATCCCCGGGGCAGCGTCTTCACACGATAGCCACGGAGTGAGAGGGGACTGTTTCGAGAGGAGAGTACTGTCGCCGTTCCGGCATCCGACCCCCGGAGCGAACAGCGGTCGCTCAGTCGTCGGCGCTCGCCCGGCCGCCGACGGTGGGCCGCGACACCTCGCGGTCGGTTTCCTCGCCCGCGATGTCGTAGGGGTACTCGCCGGTGACACAGCCCATACAGAGGTCCTCTCGGGGAGTGTCGAGCGCGTCGGCGACCGCTTCCCGTGAGATGTAGGCGAGACTGTCGGCACCGATCACTTCACACACCTCCTCGGTCGAGCGGCCGGCGGCCAGCAGCTCCTCGCGGCTCGCCATGTCGATCCCCATGTAGCAGGGCGCGACGATCGCGGGCGAACCGATCCGGAGGTGGACCTCCGCCGCGCCGACGTCGCGGAGGAGTTCGACGAGCTGGGTCGAGGTCGTCCCCCGGACGATCGAGTCGTCGATCAGGGTCACAGTTTTGCCCTCGACGGTCGATTTGATCGGGTTGAGCTTGAGTCGGACCGCACGCTCGCGCTCGTCCTGAGTCGGCATGATGAACGTCCGGCCGACGTATCGGTTCTTCATCAGCCCCTCGGCGAACTCCACGCTGCCGTCGCCCTCGTTCGCGGCCTCCGCGTAGCCCGAGGCGAACGCCCGCCCGGAGTCCGGCACCGGCATCACGACGTCGGTGTCGATACCGCTCTCAGCCCACAGCTGTCGGCCGAGTTCGCGACGGGCCTCGTAGACCAATTCGCCGTCGATCGTCGAGTCGGGTCGGGCGAAGTAGACGTGTTCGAAGAAACACCGCGCGGTGTGATCGGGTTCGACGAGTCGGTGGCTCTCGTAGCCTGCGCCGTCGGGTTCGAGTACCACGAGCTCGCCAGGTTCGACGTCTCTGATGAGTTCGCCGTCGAGCGCGTCGATCGCCGCACTCTCGCTTGCGAGTACGTAGCCGTCCTCCAGCTTCCCGAGACACAGCGGCCGATTGCCCTGCGGATCGCGGAGGCCGAGCACGCGGTCGTCGTGCATCACGGTGAGCGAGTACGATCCATGTATTTTGCCCATCGTCCGCTCGACCGCGTTCACGAGATCGCCGTCGAGGAGGTTCCGCGCGAGATCGTGGGCGATCACTTCGGTGTCGCCGTCGGAGGTGAACGCGTGGCCCAGTCCGGCGAGCTCGTCCCGCAGCGCGTCCGCGTTGACGAGGTTGCCGTTGTGAGAAAGGCCCAGCGACCCGCTCTTGAACGAGACCGAAAAGGGCTGGGCACACGAGGAGTCGACGCTGCCCGCAGTCGGATAGCGGACGTGGCCGATCCCGTTCGGGCCGTTGAGCTCCGCGATGTCGGCCTCGGAGAAGGCGTCACCGACGAGCCCCATCTCGACGTGGGAGTGTTGCTGGAACCCGTCGTGAGTGACGATCCCCGCCGACTCTTGGCCGCGGTGCTGGAGGGCGTAGAGCGCGTAGTAAAGCGGCCGCGCGGCGGCGCGGTCGGCGAGCGAGACGCCGACGACCCCGCACTTCTCGTCCATCTACTCGCCGGCCTTCTCCTGCCACGCGTAGTCGCGTCGCTTCGCGGACTTCCCGAACCCACACGACGCGCAGACTTTCTTCGTCTTGTGGTAGGAGGCTTCGCCACAGCGGCGGCATTTCACGTGCACAGTTTTGTTCTTCTTCCCCTGGCTCGGCGTTCCGGACCCGGTCATGGTGTTATCGTGACGACGTTGTCCCCGCGGATAATCGTTGTGCTCTCGACCGTCTCGACGCCGACCTCGCCGGGCGTCGGCGCGTCCGCATCCCCGCTCGCGGGTTCGAGCACGATGTTCATGTGCTGGTCGTAGCCAGCGAGCGACCCGGTGTAGATCTCGCCGTCTTTCAGCCGTACGGCCACGCTCTCGCCGAGGGTGGCTTCGAGCACGTCGAGGGGACGTCCTTCGGTCATGACGCGTACTCGTCCGGTACGACTCTTAAGCGTACCGTCACGGATCGCCCGGCCGTCGTCGCCCGGCTACCGCCGCCCGCGGACGAACGCCGGCCCGTCGACGTCCTCGGTTTCGGCCTCGCGCCACGAGTGCTCGGGCTCCCACCCGAGCAGATCGCCGGCCTTCGCCGTCGAGAAGCCCGATTCGGTGTCGTCGAGATCACACTCCTCGGGGAGGTCGCCGTAGCCCGCCTCGATCGCCTCCGTCGTGGAAACGTCGAGATAGGTGTCCGCGGCGAAGGCGTTGAACACCTCGTGACCGTCGAAATCCGTCGTCAGAGCGGCCTCGACGATCCCGACCACGTCCCGGACGTCGACGTACGACCAGAGGTTGCCCGATCGGCTCGCACTATCGAGATCGAACCCCTCGCGGATGGCTGTCACGGCGTAGCTGCCGGGGTACTGGATCCACGATGGGCGGATCGTCGCGACCTGCACCCCGAACGCGTTGGCGATCCGCTCGGCGACGGCCTCGCCGGCGAGCTTCGAGGTCTCGTAGGCGTTCCACGGGGCGGTCGGATGGCTCTCGTCGATCGGGAGGGATGCGGGGAGTTCGGGTTCGGGCCAGTGCGTTCCATAGACCGTCTCGCTCGACGCCCACACCACGCGCGCGTCGGCCCGCCCGGCGGCTTCGAGGACGTCGAACGTGCTCAGGACGTTGTTCCGATAGACGTCCCCGCCAGCGTGGTTCTCCTCGTGAGGAATGTTCCCGAAGTGGACGACGGAGTCGGGATCGGCGTCCACGATCGTCTCCCACGTCGGCCCCTGCTCGGTCAGATCCACGGCCCGGAAATCGACGTCCTCGACCCGGATTTCGGGAAGCTCGCGGTCGATCGCGATCACCTCGTGGTCCTCCCTGAGGCGATCGACGATCCAGCTGCCCGAACCGCCGAGCGCGCCCGTGACGACGACCGTGTCGGTCATGCTGGCTCGCGGAGCGCGAATCGGTTAACCCTCCGCCTCCCGGCGAACCCGTTCGCCCTCGATGACTCGTCCGGCGGGCGTCCCGTCGTTTTTCGTCGACTCAGATATCGACGGCGAACGAGGTGTCGACGTCGACGCGTTCGGCGAACGTTCCCAGTAGCTCGGCGAGCGCATCGAGGTCCTCGGTGTCGATCACCTCGACCGGGGTGTGCATGTAGCGGTTCGGCAGCCCGAGGTTCAGCGACGGGATGCCGCCGCGCTGGGTGAAGAAGGCGTCGGCGTCGGTGCCCGTCCGCGAGCCGGTCGCCTGGAGCTGAATCGGGATCTCGGTGGTGTCGGCGGTCGTGCGCATCGCATCGACCAGAACGGGATGGCTCGCGCCGCCACGGGTGACGACCGGTCCCTCGCCGAGTTCGATCCCGTTGCTGCGCGTGCCCGGCGTCGCGGGCTCGTCGGTGGCGTGAGTCACGTCGACCACGATCGCGGCGTCGGGCGCGAGATCGAACCCGACCATCCGCGCGCCCTGGAGACCGACCTCCTCCTGGACGGTGCTGACGGCGTACACCGTGGCGTCGACGTCGGCCTCGCTCGCGCGGCGGAGGCCCTCGGCAGCGGCCCACGTTCCGATCCGGTTGTCCATCCCGCGGGCCGCGAGCCGCGTGCCGTGAAGTTCCTCGACAGTAGAGGCGATCGTGATCGGGTCGCCGACCTCGACGAGTTCGCGCGCCTCGTCGCCGTCTTCGGCCCCGATGTCGACGTGCTGTTCGGCGATGTCGGCGGTCTCGTGGTCGTCGCGCAGGTGGATCGCGGCCTGGCCGATGACGCCCGGGACGGACTCGCCGTCGGCGTGGATCGTGACGTGCTGGCCGCGCGACACGGTTTTATCCGCACCGCCGATCGAACCGAGGTTGACGAACCCCTCCTCACTGACGTCCCGAACGACGAACCCGATCTCGTCGGCGTGACCGGTGAGGGCGATGCTCGGTGCGTCGGTTGCGCCCTCGTGGACCGCGACCGCGTTGCCGTAGTCGTCGGTGCGGACCTCGTCGACGAACTCGCTCACGTACTCGGTCCAGATCGCCTGGCCACGGGTTTCGAACCCGGACGGGCTCGGGGTTTCGAGCAGGTCGTCGAGGAACGCGCGCTGGCTCTCGTTCACGGCCACCGTATCGACGCCGTGGGTAAGAACCACTCGGAAAACGAGGTGTACGGGAAGGAAAGGACGGCAGGGAAAACCGGCACTGGAAGCCCAAACGAATAAGCCAACGGCCCGTGAAGAGGGGCCGCATGGCAGACAAACTGACGCTGCTCGAACTCCACCTGCACAGCGACGAGAACGAGTTCACGAGCGATTTCCAGTTCAGCTCCGACATCGGCGAACTGCTGCGCGACCGCCTCGGCTTCGGCTCCGAGAGCTCGGAGTCCGACGATTTCTCCACCGACGCCGACGACGACGCGTCGTTCGACACCGATACCGACGTCGACGACGACACGTCGTTCGAGAGCGAGCCCGACGCCGGCGTCGATCCGCTCGGTGCGGACGGTGGCAGCGGCAGCAGCGCGGTCCAGACAACCGATGACGACGAGGCGAGCGACACCGTCGTCGAGATCGACGAGGACGTGGACGAGGAGGAGACGGAGTCCTCGGGCAGCGCGCTGCGCAAACTGTTCGTTCTCGGACTGCTCGTCGGGCTCGCGCTCGTCGCCCAGTGGTATCTCGGCGGCGACGACCTCGAAGACGAGTTCGCGATGGACGACGACGAGTTCGGCGTCGACGACGACGGCGAGGACGAGTTCGAGGAACTGTAGAGGCGAAACCCTTTGTCCGCGCGGCGATACTTTCTGACGTGAACCTCCTTCGTAGCGCCAAAGCGGTGACCGAAGCCTCCGGCGACGGGCTGATCGACTGGGCCGCCGTCGCCGAGGCCGCACGGGCCGCCACCGACCCGGGCGACCTCGCGCTCACCGCCGACGAGCGGTCGGGCTACGCCGCCGACGTCCGCGACGCCCGAACCCGGGTTCGGGAGGTCGCCGGCGTCTCCTTCGATCTCCCCGACACCATCGAGGTCCAGCACCGTCACCACTGGATCGACGCGAACATCGCGACGTTCGAGCGCATCATGGGAACGCTCGACATCGAGGGACGGACGCTCGTTCCCGGTCTCGCACGGGTGGCGAACACCGGCTCGATGACCGTCGCGCTCGCCTTCCTCGCGAACAACGTGCTCGGCCAGTACGACCCGCTCTTGCTCGCGGAGGGCGACCGTCGTGGCGCAGTAGGCGGAGGCACAGCGAGCGGGGGCGCAGCGGGCGAGGGAGGCGAGGGTGCGGCGAGCGGAGCCACGGATCACGCGCTCTACTTCGTCCATCCGAACATCGGGCGGGTCGCCGACGAACTCGATGTCTCGCGCGCACGATTCCGGCGGTGGATCGCCTTTCACGAGGTAACTCACGCCGCGGAGTTCGGCGCGGCTCCGTGGCTCTCGGGCCATCTCGAAGCCAGGATGGAGCGGGCGGTCGACGCGCTCGGCGAGGGGAGCCTCGACCGCGAGGCCTTTCGCGAACTCGACGCCGCGATGACCGCGGTCGAGGGGTACGCCGAACTCCTGATGGATCGGGCGTTCGACGACGAGTACGCAGACCTCCGCGAGAAAGTCGAGGCGCGACGACGCGGCCGCGGGCCAGTCGCCCAGCTCGTCCGTCGGCTTCTCGGGATGGGGATGAAACGCCGGCAGTACGAGCGCGGCAAGGCCTTCTTCGAGACCGTCGCCGACGCCCGCGGGGTGGAGGGGGCGAGCGTCGTCTGGGATCGACCGGAAAACCTGCCGACGAACGCGGAGCTCGACGCGCCCGAGCAGTGGCTCGATCGCGTGGTCCGCTGAAGCTCGAAAACCGGCCCGTCCCGTTCAGCTCCGAAAGCCGAGCCCGCGGGGGAAGGCGAGCCACACAACGACAGCCCCGACGACGAGTCCGGCACACGTCGCGAGCGCGAAGACGAGGATCGAGGAGTCGCCCTGGAGCGTGATGAGACCTGCCGAGAGTCCAACGAGCACCACAAATCCGATCTTGAGCCGGCGCGACGCGGTGAGGCGGTCCTCCCGCGAGACTGGCCCGACCATCACCGCTCCTCGGCTGTGTTAGCGGTCGCCTCGCTTTCGGTATCGGCGTCTGCGGTGCTCACGTGCATCCCGACGAACGCCCACTCGTCGTCACGGCGTTCGAGCGTGCCGCTCCAGCGGGTCTCGTGCTCGCGGTGCTCGCCGTCCTCACCGCGCCACGCCATCAGCACGTCGTCGCTGAACCACGCGGTCGAGTCGTGCTCGGTCACCCGGAGTTGGCGGCTCTCGACGGTCCAGTCGGTCGTCGTCTCGGTCTGTTCGCGGAGGCCTGCTTCGATCTCCTCGTACCCGGCAAGCCGATCGGTGATGCCGAACTTGACGACCGACGCCGACTCGGCGAAGAAGGGAGACAGCGGTTCGCCCGCCCGGAGCGCGTCGTAGTACGCCTCGATCGTGGCTTCGGCGGTCATACCGGCCGGAGGGGAGGACGGGATTTACGCCTACTGGAAGCCACGATTGGTGTCGTTTTCCTCGACGAGGTCGTCGAGTTCGGCGTCGAGCAGGCGTTCGGCCTCCTCGAACTCGTCGGCGAACTCGTCGAGCCCCTCGGGGCGATCGTACTGGTCGTACTCCATCGGGCCGTAGGCGGGGCTGTCGAGCGCACCCATCACGTCCTCGAACAGGGCGTCGGGCGTCGTCGGCGCGTCGGCGTGGGTTTCGAGTACGCTTTCGAGTTCGGTCGCCGCTTCTTCGGCTTCGTCCTCGTCCTCCATCGGGGACTGGACGCCGAAGCGACCCGCATCGCCCTCCGGAAAGAGCGGATCGAGATCGTCGTCGATTCGCCGGGCGAGTTGCGTGCCGACGCCCTGGACCTCGAAGGGGTTCTTCGCATACGTTTTGAGCTGGAAGACGCCCGCCGAGGGGTGACCGAGGTACATGTCCTCGCCGATACCCCGGTCGCGATCGCCAGCGACCGCTCGCCAGCCGCCGGGGTCGGCCCCCGAATCAGTCACCTCCTCCAAGATGTCCTGCCAGTCGCGAACGCGCATACCTCCTCTATCGGCGTGGTCCGTATCAACCCACCGCTCGCGGCCCGATGTCGGATTTTGGTTTGGTGGCTGCGGTGGCGGTGCGGTCCTAGCGTCTCACCGAACGAAGTGAGGTGAGGCTCAGGAGAGTTTGCTCTCCTGGTGGATGAAGGGCGAGTGACCGAAGGGAACGAGGGCTTCGGCGGTGCTGTGCGGAGTGGTCGCGGAGAGTGCCAGCGGCTGTACCGCGAGCGAGCCGCGAAGCGGCGAGCGAGCGAGCGGGTGTTTTTCGTCCAGGTTTTTGCGAGTAGCGAGGGACGCTTCGCGTCCCTCGTACCGTGCGAACGGGCGCTTTGCGCCCGTGAGCAGAGAGTGGTGGCCGACCGTCGGGAGGCCACCCGACGTGGTTCGAAAGACGCCGGAGGCGTCTTTCGTCATGCCGAGACGGCTTCGCCGTCTCGTAGCAAAGTAAAAAAGTGGGTTCTAGTAGCTGCGAACCTTCGGCTCGTACTCTTTCTCCTCGCCTTCGAGGATGACCGGCTTGTAGTAGAGGTCGGGGGAGCCGTCGCTCCACGCGAGCATCGAGTGTTTGATCCAGTCCTCGTCGTTGCGGTCCTGATAGCCCTCACGCCAGTGTGCGCCCCGGAACTCGGTGCGCGCGAGCGCCGAGAGGGTGATGGCCTCGGCGAGGTCGATCAGGTTTCTGGTCTCGATGGTGTGCTGGAGGTCGGTGTTGAACGTTCGCGAGGGGTCGGAGACGTAGACGTCGTCGTAGGCCTCCCGCGCCGCACGGATGTCCCGGAGTGCCTGTTTCAGCCCCTCTTCGTTGCGGAAGACGTTCACGTTCTCGGTCATCGCCTCTTGGAGCTCGGCGCGGATTTCGGCGTGCTGGCGACCCTCGTCCTTCTCCATCAGGTGCTCGATGCGGGCGCGCTCGGCGTCGAGCGCGCGCTCGACGGTCTCGTCGATCCCGACGAGCGCCGCGCCACCGTCCGACTCCGTCTGACGAGATCGGCCGTCATCGGATGTCCGACCGCCGTCGGCCGCGACGTCGTCGGGCGAATCGAGTGCGCCTGGCGATACCGGACTGTCGTACTCGGCGCGCTCGATGCTCGCGGAGGGGCCGGTCTCGATCTCGGCGGCCTCCATCTCCTTGCCCGCGGCGTGACGACCCGCGCGCGCGCCGAAGATGATGAGTTCGGGCAGCGCGTTCCCGCCCAATCTATTCGAGCCGTGGA is part of the Halococcus agarilyticus genome and encodes:
- a CDS encoding nuclear transport factor 2 family protein is translated as MTAEATIEAYYDALRAGEPLSPFFAESASVVKFGITDRLAGYEEIEAGLREQTETTTDWTVESRQLRVTEHDSTAWFSDDVLMAWRGEDGEHREHETRWSGTLERRDDEWAFVGMHVSTADADTESEATANTAEER
- the purF gene encoding amidophosphoribosyltransferase, whose protein sequence is MDEKCGVVGVSLADRAAARPLYYALYALQHRGQESAGIVTHDGFQQHSHVEMGLVGDAFSEADIAELNGPNGIGHVRYPTAGSVDSSCAQPFSVSFKSGSLGLSHNGNLVNADALRDELAGLGHAFTSDGDTEVIAHDLARNLLDGDLVNAVERTMGKIHGSYSLTVMHDDRVLGLRDPQGNRPLCLGKLEDGYVLASESAAIDALDGELIRDVEPGELVVLEPDGAGYESHRLVEPDHTARCFFEHVYFARPDSTIDGELVYEARRELGRQLWAESGIDTDVVMPVPDSGRAFASGYAEAANEGDGSVEFAEGLMKNRYVGRTFIMPTQDERERAVRLKLNPIKSTVEGKTVTLIDDSIVRGTTSTQLVELLRDVGAAEVHLRIGSPAIVAPCYMGIDMASREELLAAGRSTEEVCEVIGADSLAYISREAVADALDTPREDLCMGCVTGEYPYDIAGEETDREVSRPTVGGRASADD
- a CDS encoding LSM domain-containing protein codes for the protein MTEGRPLDVLEATLGESVAVRLKDGEIYTGSLAGYDQHMNIVLEPASGDADAPTPGEVGVETVESTTIIRGDNVVTITP
- a CDS encoding DUF11 domain-containing protein, encoding MFVVLGATGAALAVGHDTAGSDSTTLQEDDGRQSLHLSSQYSLAANCSDTCCTGEKDSDVVDIDGDRNQVRVNADAADVGGTTGDCTTNADNDIVDIEGDGNAVRVDIDSPDTDDADGESTTGDEGSGTDGSTDGGADTAGGADGADGTDGADGADGADGADGADGTDGTDGSDGSDGADGTDGSDGSDGADGTDGADGSDGSDGGDGSDGTDGDDSEDGTDGADGDDGSDGADGDDGSDGADGDDGSDGADGDDGSDGTDGDDSEDGTDGADGDDGSDGDDGERTIVVEGSEITVDNDISDERVQEIITQIQNNVDTDTTVTTETVNRIVNENNINNTDINNIDLSDLIDIINDPDDETPDDGNETPGDGNETPGDGNETPDTADISVTKSANMDEVELSLLEGGGILQANEPVTFTVTVTNEGPATATDVTVDDEDVIADIDDLTDTTAFLVTDSSVSQGDFNAVTGEYDVGSLDPNESATLTFDALAVSTDATLLDDPLAELNATNVAELDTVTPDDPNVDNDVGSTEVTLVSVLDGVPGDPGDGNETGEINVSDCRDALVTGNLTNATVELDLFNVATGDNETVTIGPISGNENVSVSGLDEVASIDLSAAVIEEARLLDADGTVVDTDTTADLGVCVDVLGIELVDLDTGLLLDADVLDDLDDPNATALVDLVAELDDTEIELLNEAVDTGEITNREIVDLARAFESGEVTPTELDDLLSNSVDQLGDALDSLLGDILPLGAEQATSTNATATSGGENASATTNANTTASEIGATTNASTTTTGGNGSSSLGDTLGAFGIVAVGLTASTMLLRKRRRE
- a CDS encoding M20/M25/M40 family metallo-hydrolase; protein product: MNESQRAFLDDLLETPSPSGFETRGQAIWTEYVSEFVDEVRTDDYGNAVAVHEGATDAPSIALTGHADEIGFVVRDVSEEGFVNLGSIGGADKTVSRGQHVTIHADGESVPGVIGQAAIHLRDDHETADIAEQHVDIGAEDGDEARELVEVGDPITIASTVEELHGTRLAARGMDNRIGTWAAAEGLRRASEADVDATVYAVSTVQEEVGLQGARMVGFDLAPDAAIVVDVTHATDEPATPGTRSNGIELGEGPVVTRGGASHPVLVDAMRTTADTTEIPIQLQATGSRTGTDADAFFTQRGGIPSLNLGLPNRYMHTPVEVIDTEDLDALAELLGTFAERVDVDTSFAVDI
- a CDS encoding zinc-dependent metalloprotease, whose translation is MNLLRSAKAVTEASGDGLIDWAAVAEAARAATDPGDLALTADERSGYAADVRDARTRVREVAGVSFDLPDTIEVQHRHHWIDANIATFERIMGTLDIEGRTLVPGLARVANTGSMTVALAFLANNVLGQYDPLLLAEGDRRGAVGGGTASGGAAGEGGEGAASGATDHALYFVHPNIGRVADELDVSRARFRRWIAFHEVTHAAEFGAAPWLSGHLEARMERAVDALGEGSLDREAFRELDAAMTAVEGYAELLMDRAFDDEYADLREKVEARRRGRGPVAQLVRRLLGMGMKRRQYERGKAFFETVADARGVEGASVVWDRPENLPTNAELDAPEQWLDRVVR
- a CDS encoding NAD-dependent epimerase/dehydratase family protein, which translates into the protein MTDTVVVTGALGGSGSWIVDRLREDHEVIAIDRELPEIRVEDVDFRAVDLTEQGPTWETIVDADPDSVVHFGNIPHEENHAGGDVYRNNVLSTFDVLEAAGRADARVVWASSETVYGTHWPEPELPASLPIDESHPTAPWNAYETSKLAGEAVAERIANAFGVQVATIRPSWIQYPGSYAVTAIREGFDLDSASRSGNLWSYVDVRDVVGIVEAALTTDFDGHEVFNAFAADTYLDVSTTEAIEAGYGDLPEECDLDDTESGFSTAKAGDLLGWEPEHSWREAETEDVDGPAFVRGRR
- a CDS encoding 50S ribosomal protein L37e, with product MTGSGTPSQGKKNKTVHVKCRRCGEASYHKTKKVCASCGFGKSAKRRDYAWQEKAGE